The Puntigrus tetrazona isolate hp1 chromosome 23, ASM1883169v1, whole genome shotgun sequence genome has a segment encoding these proteins:
- the ccnt1 gene encoding cyclin-T1 isoform X2 produces MAASFPSLSLNNNKWYFTREQIENSPSRRAGLDPDKELSYRQQAANLLQDMGQRLNVSQLTINTAIVYMHRFYMIQSFTRFHRNVIAPAALFLAAKVEEQPRKLEHVIKVTHACLNPQDPSPDTRSDTYLQQAQDLVILESIILQTLAFEITIDHPHTHVVKCTQLVRASKDLAQTSYFMATNSLHLTTFCLQYSPPIVACVCIHLACKWSNWEIPVSTDGKHWWEYVDPTVTLELLDELTHEFLQILEKTPSRLKRIRNWKAAGQTARKSKVQDGDQSEAIMNMISMASADSTLAGLMSLSAPPSGSSMDDSTDDHSAAPSSQHWQAPAKEQPTTNELHAPAKLSLSEYRVKHADELAAQKRKLENMEASVKQGYATAAQALMNQQRKEKHHHHQQSSSSSSDLNNPSPIVLKIPLDERSERSSIKMRFPVPGQSGSGGHSSSSSSRGSEQDIKVRIRVPERRSGSGEDGKSREKHRERSNHHHHHHHHHHHHSSSSATGSLSTSSSSSSAQKHSSSASASGSSKKVSGDSVRTSSSSSSSRKRTHLPDPPSGSHPSKVSKSSRNSFQLPTLPGVPSHAMGQGSDILPSLSLSHHQGNYSHSKSDKADTNGHNTGSQSNEYQDTFDMLNSLLSAQGVQPAQPQMFDYRSQYGDYRYSSSARGGTQAPPLPSEPPPPLPPLPK; encoded by the exons ATGGCGGCTTCGTTCCCTTCGCTTTcgctaaataacaataaatggtACTTCACGCGCGAACAAATCGAAAACAGTCCATCTCGCCGAGCGGGACTTGATCCCGACAAAGAGCTCTCGTACCGACAGCAAGCTGCTAACCTGCTGCAGGACATGGGACAGCGGCTCAACGT GTCGCAACTTACAATTAACACTGCCATTGTGTATATGCATCGGTTCTACATGATCCAGTCCTTCACTCGCTTCCACCGGAAT GTGATTGCTCCTGCAGCTCTCTTTTTAGCCGCGAAGGTGGAAGAACAGCCCCGCAAGCTGGAACATGTGATTAAGGTGACCCATGCGTGTCTCAATCCTCAGGACCCGTCACCAGACACCAGGAGTGAT ACATACCTGCAACAAGCCCAAGACCTGGTCATTCTTGAGAGCATTATACTCCAGACCCTGG CTTTTGAGATCACCATTGATCATCCCCACACACATGTTGTCAAGTGTACCCAACTTGTGCGAG CGAGTAAAGACTTAGCTCAGACCTCATACTTCATGGCAACAAACAG tcTCCACTTGACTACGTTCTGCTTGCAGTACAGCCCACCCATAGTAGCTTGTGTTTGCATTCATCTGGCCTGCAAATGGTCCAACTGGGAGATTCCAGTTTCCACAGACGGCAAACACTGGTGGGAGTATGTTGACCCCACCGTGACCCTTGAACTGTTGGATG AGCTCACTCATGAGTTCCTGCAGATCTTGGAGAAGACGCCCAGTCGCTTAAAACGCATAAGAAACTGGAAA GCTGCTGGTCAGACTGCCAGGAAATCAAAAGTACAAGATGGTGATCAGTCCGAAGCCATCATGAATATGATCTCTATGGCATCGGCTGACAGTACATTGGCCGGGCTGATGAGCCTCTCCGCCCCACCCTCCGGTTCCTCTATGGACGACTCAACCGATGACCACAGTGCTGCTCCCTCGTCCCAACACTGGCAGGCTCCTGCCAAGGAGCAGCCCACCACCAACGAGCTTCACGCACCTGCCAAGCTGTCTCTGAGTGAATATCGGGTGAAGCACGCAGACGAGCTGGCGGCTCAGAAGCGGAAGTTGGAGAACATGGAAGCAAGCGTGAAACAGGGATACGCCACTGCCGCCCAGGCCCTCATGAACCAGCAGAGGAAGGAGAAGCACCATCACCACCAGCAGTCCAGCTCTAGTTCCTCAGACCTTAACAACCCCTCACCCATCGTCCTGAAGATCCCGTTGGACGAGCGATCGGAGCGCAGTTCCATAAAAATGCGCTTCCCTGTGCCAGGCCAATCAGGCAGCGGGGGGCACAGCAGCAGTAGCAGCAGTCGAGGATCCGAGCAGGACATTAAAGTTCGGATCCGAGTTCCGGAAAGGAGAAGCGGGTCTGGAGAAGATGGAAAGAGTCGCGAGAAGCATAGAGAGAGGTCcaaccaccaccaccatcatcatcaccatcaccaccaccactCCTCCTCGTCCGCCACTGGCTCTTTGTCAACATCGTCTTCCTCATCCTCAGCACAAAAGCATTCGAGTTCTGCCAGCGCGTCAGGAAGTAGCAAAAAGGTCTCAGGTGATTCTGTGCGAACGAGTTCTTCGTCATCCTCATCGCGAAAACGGACCCACTTGCCGGACCCTCCTTCCGGCAGCCATCCCTCGAAAGTTAGCAAATCGTCCAGAAACTCGTTTCAGTTGCCGACGCTTCCCGGAGTGCCCTCCCACGCGATGGGTCAGGGATCCGACATCCTTCCCTCGTTGAGTCTCTCGCACCATCAGGGAAACTATTCGCACTCCAAATCGGACAAAGCCGACACGAACGGACACAATACGGGCAGCCAGTCCAACGAATACCAGGACACTTTTGACATGTTGAACTCGCTGCTCAGTGCGCAGGGCGTTCAGCCGGCACAACCTCAGATGTTTGACTATCGCTCTCAGTACGGAGACTATCGGTATAGCAGTAGCGCTCGTGGAGGAACCCAGGCGCCACCTTTACCCTCAGAACCACCTCCACCTCTGCCGCCACTGCCCAAATAA
- the LOC122328644 gene encoding tubulin alpha-1B chain: protein MRECISIHVGQAGVQIGNACWELYCLEHGIQPDGQMPSDKTIGGGDDSFNTFFSETGAGKHVPRAVFVDLEPTVIDEVRTGTYRQLFHPEQLITGKEDAANNYARGHYTIGKEIIDLVLDRIRKLADQCTGLQGFLVFHSFGGGTGSGFTSLLMERLSVDYGKKSKLEFSIYPAPQVSTAVVEPYNSILTTHTTLEHSDCAFMVDNEAIYDICRRNLDIERPTYTNLNRLISQIVSSITASLRFDGALNVDLTEFQTNLVPYPRIHFPLATYAPVISAEKAYHEQLSVAEITNACFEPANQMVKCDPRHGKYMACCLLYRGDVVPKDVNAAIATIKTKRTIQFVDWCPTGFKVGINYQPPTVVPGGDLAKVQRAVCMLSNTTAIAEAWARLDHKFDLMYAKRAFVHWYVGEGMEEGEFSEAREDMAALEKDYEEVGVDSIEGEGEEEGEEY, encoded by the exons ATG CGTGAGTGTATCTCTATCCACGTTGGTCAAGCTGGAGTCCAGATCGGCAATGCCTGCTGGGAACTCTATTGTCTTGAGCACGGCATCCAGCCGGATGGACAGATGCCCAGTGACAAGACTATTGGAGGAGGTGATGACTCCTTCAACACCTTCTTCAGTGAGACCGGAGCTGGAAAGCACGTCCCCAGGGCTGTGTTTGTAGACCTGGAGCCCACTGTCATTG ATGAGGTGCGCACTGGTACATACCGTCAGCTGTTCCACCCTGAACAGCTCATCACTGGAAAGGAAGATGCTGCCAATAACTATGCCCGTGGTCACTACACTATTGGAAAGGAAATCATTGACCTGGTGTTGGACAGGATTCGCAAACTG gctGACCAGTGCACAGGCCTCCAGGGTTTCCTGGTGTTCCACAGCTTTGGTGGTGGAACCGGTTCTGGCTTCACCTCTCTGCTGATGGAGCGTCTGTCTGTGGACTATGGCAAGAAGTCCAAGCTGGAGTTCTCCATCTACCCCGCTCCTCAGGTCTCCACCGCTGTGGTAGAGCCTTACAACTCCATCCTGACCACCCACACCACCCTAGAGCACTCTGACTGTGCCTTCATGGTAGACAATGAGGCCATTTACGATATCTGCCGTAGGAACCTCGACATTGAGCGTCCTACTTACACCAATCTCAACAGGCTGATCAGTCAGATCGTGTCCTCCATCACAGCCTCCCTCAGGTTTGATGGTGCCCTCAATGTTGATCTTACAGAATTCCAGACCAACTTGGTGCCCTATCCTCGTATCCACTTCCCATTGGCTACCTATGCCCCAGTGATCTCCGCAGAGAAGGCTTACCATGAGCAGCTCTCTGTGGCCGAAATCACTAATGCTTGCTTCGAGCCAGCAAATCAGATGGTGAAATGCGACCCACGTCACGGCAAATACATGGCTTGCTGCCTGCTGTACCGTGGTGACGTGGTGCCCAAAGACGTGAACGCCGCAATCGCCACCATCAAGACCAAGCGTACCATCCAGTTTGTGGACTGGTGTCCCACTGGCTTCAAGGTTGGAATCAACTACCAGCCTCCCACTGTGGTTCCAGGTGGGGATCTGGCTAAAGTGCAGAGGGCTGTGTGCATGTTGAGCAACACCACAGCTATTGCTGAGGCCTGGGCTCGTCTCGATCATAAGTTCGATCTGATGTACGCCAAGCGTGCCTTTGTGCACTGGTATGTGGGTGAGGGTATGGAGGAGGGCGAGTTCTCAGAGGCCAGAGAGGACATGGCTGCCCTGGAGAAAGATTATGAGGAAGTCGGTGTCGACTCCATCGAGGGTGAGGGAGAAGAGGAGGGCGAGGAATATTAA
- the ccnt1 gene encoding cyclin-T1 isoform X1 yields the protein MAASFPSLSLNNNKWYFTREQIENSPSRRAGLDPDKELSYRQQAANLLQDMGQRLNVSQLTINTAIVYMHRFYMIQSFTRFHRNVIAPAALFLAAKVEEQPRKLEHVIKVTHACLNPQDPSPDTRSDTYLQQAQDLVILESIILQTLAFEITIDHPHTHVVKCTQLVRGENQLLTVNCASYCSVMGTSSPPSSQISRLIMSFPFVLPASKDLAQTSYFMATNSLHLTTFCLQYSPPIVACVCIHLACKWSNWEIPVSTDGKHWWEYVDPTVTLELLDELTHEFLQILEKTPSRLKRIRNWKAAGQTARKSKVQDGDQSEAIMNMISMASADSTLAGLMSLSAPPSGSSMDDSTDDHSAAPSSQHWQAPAKEQPTTNELHAPAKLSLSEYRVKHADELAAQKRKLENMEASVKQGYATAAQALMNQQRKEKHHHHQQSSSSSSDLNNPSPIVLKIPLDERSERSSIKMRFPVPGQSGSGGHSSSSSSRGSEQDIKVRIRVPERRSGSGEDGKSREKHRERSNHHHHHHHHHHHHSSSSATGSLSTSSSSSSAQKHSSSASASGSSKKVSGDSVRTSSSSSSSRKRTHLPDPPSGSHPSKVSKSSRNSFQLPTLPGVPSHAMGQGSDILPSLSLSHHQGNYSHSKSDKADTNGHNTGSQSNEYQDTFDMLNSLLSAQGVQPAQPQMFDYRSQYGDYRYSSSARGGTQAPPLPSEPPPPLPPLPK from the exons ATGGCGGCTTCGTTCCCTTCGCTTTcgctaaataacaataaatggtACTTCACGCGCGAACAAATCGAAAACAGTCCATCTCGCCGAGCGGGACTTGATCCCGACAAAGAGCTCTCGTACCGACAGCAAGCTGCTAACCTGCTGCAGGACATGGGACAGCGGCTCAACGT GTCGCAACTTACAATTAACACTGCCATTGTGTATATGCATCGGTTCTACATGATCCAGTCCTTCACTCGCTTCCACCGGAAT GTGATTGCTCCTGCAGCTCTCTTTTTAGCCGCGAAGGTGGAAGAACAGCCCCGCAAGCTGGAACATGTGATTAAGGTGACCCATGCGTGTCTCAATCCTCAGGACCCGTCACCAGACACCAGGAGTGAT ACATACCTGCAACAAGCCCAAGACCTGGTCATTCTTGAGAGCATTATACTCCAGACCCTGG CTTTTGAGATCACCATTGATCATCCCCACACACATGTTGTCAAGTGTACCCAACTTGTGCGAGGTGAGAACCAGCTGCTCACTGTAAACTGTGCTTCGTATTGCTCAGTAATGGGTACTTCTAGCCCACCAAGCTCACAGATTTCACGTCTGATTATGAGCTTTCCATTTGTTCTTCCAGCGAGTAAAGACTTAGCTCAGACCTCATACTTCATGGCAACAAACAG tcTCCACTTGACTACGTTCTGCTTGCAGTACAGCCCACCCATAGTAGCTTGTGTTTGCATTCATCTGGCCTGCAAATGGTCCAACTGGGAGATTCCAGTTTCCACAGACGGCAAACACTGGTGGGAGTATGTTGACCCCACCGTGACCCTTGAACTGTTGGATG AGCTCACTCATGAGTTCCTGCAGATCTTGGAGAAGACGCCCAGTCGCTTAAAACGCATAAGAAACTGGAAA GCTGCTGGTCAGACTGCCAGGAAATCAAAAGTACAAGATGGTGATCAGTCCGAAGCCATCATGAATATGATCTCTATGGCATCGGCTGACAGTACATTGGCCGGGCTGATGAGCCTCTCCGCCCCACCCTCCGGTTCCTCTATGGACGACTCAACCGATGACCACAGTGCTGCTCCCTCGTCCCAACACTGGCAGGCTCCTGCCAAGGAGCAGCCCACCACCAACGAGCTTCACGCACCTGCCAAGCTGTCTCTGAGTGAATATCGGGTGAAGCACGCAGACGAGCTGGCGGCTCAGAAGCGGAAGTTGGAGAACATGGAAGCAAGCGTGAAACAGGGATACGCCACTGCCGCCCAGGCCCTCATGAACCAGCAGAGGAAGGAGAAGCACCATCACCACCAGCAGTCCAGCTCTAGTTCCTCAGACCTTAACAACCCCTCACCCATCGTCCTGAAGATCCCGTTGGACGAGCGATCGGAGCGCAGTTCCATAAAAATGCGCTTCCCTGTGCCAGGCCAATCAGGCAGCGGGGGGCACAGCAGCAGTAGCAGCAGTCGAGGATCCGAGCAGGACATTAAAGTTCGGATCCGAGTTCCGGAAAGGAGAAGCGGGTCTGGAGAAGATGGAAAGAGTCGCGAGAAGCATAGAGAGAGGTCcaaccaccaccaccatcatcatcaccatcaccaccaccactCCTCCTCGTCCGCCACTGGCTCTTTGTCAACATCGTCTTCCTCATCCTCAGCACAAAAGCATTCGAGTTCTGCCAGCGCGTCAGGAAGTAGCAAAAAGGTCTCAGGTGATTCTGTGCGAACGAGTTCTTCGTCATCCTCATCGCGAAAACGGACCCACTTGCCGGACCCTCCTTCCGGCAGCCATCCCTCGAAAGTTAGCAAATCGTCCAGAAACTCGTTTCAGTTGCCGACGCTTCCCGGAGTGCCCTCCCACGCGATGGGTCAGGGATCCGACATCCTTCCCTCGTTGAGTCTCTCGCACCATCAGGGAAACTATTCGCACTCCAAATCGGACAAAGCCGACACGAACGGACACAATACGGGCAGCCAGTCCAACGAATACCAGGACACTTTTGACATGTTGAACTCGCTGCTCAGTGCGCAGGGCGTTCAGCCGGCACAACCTCAGATGTTTGACTATCGCTCTCAGTACGGAGACTATCGGTATAGCAGTAGCGCTCGTGGAGGAACCCAGGCGCCACCTTTACCCTCAGAACCACCTCCACCTCTGCCGCCACTGCCCAAATAA
- the pmelb gene encoding premelanosome protein b — MKLLSRILILTCLSVALTRQFDRSNSKSRFNQYQTWNTKRFPVWKDGDPRYKNSWTGGQLKFDVGNDAPTLTGAKITFTIDIVFPHNQKVLPDGQVVWAKNCTINGTRFHEGEPVYPAENSADEWNTVFPNAPLLSRQGDKPPPYVFVWKTCGKYWQVCDGSSSSLTIGTDDVPLGSYMMDVVIYHYRQKEKFIPIGYASTQFSITDQIPFAVSLTQVNDKEEGDQKFIQNKAVAFSITLHDPSQYLSKSDVTFNWNFGDGSGTVISRELTVTHTYITAGAFKPQVVVQAAIPDSSCATPPNLPTEAGPSINTLTSESPIRLNQHITADHAASMSPIQKFKPASTMKTFPSEPTNGVPTISSLKKVFDLRSASETSETLNTATKATAADVEASMEDDFENQAHVSIIKRQAPNTNCMIYRYGSFSTDIEIIEGIESVQIVQVDVADGFLLTEMEQNAVDFTVSCQGSLPTEVCTVVSDADCHVPVMTICNAVSPSTDCQLILRHYFNDSGIFCVNVSMTNDVSLAFTNARVNINLADSRLTSAGAAALLLGILTVISAMGAVAFAYKHLKGYQRLNEDPAAWQSKDTGVSSMPAFFWSLMNQNTADQKKGVV, encoded by the exons ATGAAGCTACTATCAAGAATACTGATACTGACCTGTCTGTCTGTGGCCTTAACAA GGCAATTCGACAGAAGCAACTCGAAATCCAGATTCAATCAATATCAGACATGGAATACAAAACGGTTCCCAGTGTGGAAAGATGGAGACCCACGCTACAAAAACAGCTGGACAG GTGGACAGCTGAAGTTTGACGTGGGAAATGATGCACCCACTTTGACTGGCGCCAAAATCACCTTCACCATTGACATTGTGTTCCCTCACAACCAGAAGGTCCTGCCGGACGGTCAAGTAGTTTGGGCAAAAAACTGCACAATAAATG GCACACGGTTCCACGAGGGTGAGCCTGTCTATCCTGCGGAGAACTCTGCAGATGAATGGAACACTGTGTTCCCTAACGCTCCTCTACTTTCAAGACAAGGGGACAAGCCACCTCCATATGTGTTTGTATGGAAAACCTGTG GTAAATACTGGCAGGTGTGTGACGGCTCTTCCTCATCATTAACCATCGGAACGGATGACGTTCCTCTTGGCTCTTACATGATGGATGTTGTCATTTATCACTATAGGCAAAAAGAGAAATTCATCCCTATTGGATATGCATCCACACAGTTCAGTATCACCG ACCAGATTCCCTTTGCGGTTTCCCTGACGCAGGTGAATGACAAAGAAGAAGGTGATCAGAAATTCATCCAGAACAAAGCAGTGGCCTTCAGCATCACCCTTCATGACCCCAGCCAATACCTGAGCAAATCAGACGTGACTTTTAACTGGAACTTCGGGGATGGCAGTGGCACTGTGATCTCCAGAGAGCTCACCGTCACTCACACCTACATTACAGCCGGAGCTTTCAAGCCCCAAGTCGTCGTACAAGCAGCTATTCCGGATTCATCTTGTGCCACTCCACCAAACCTTCCCACTGAGGCCGGTCCGTCCATCAACACCCTCACCTCTGAGAGCCCCATCCGCCTGAATCAACACATCACTGCAG ATCATGCTGCCAGTATGTCTCCCATTCAGAAATTCAAACCTGCATCTACAATGAAAACTTTCCCATCCGAACCTACTAATGGAGTTCCAACAATATCCAGCCTTAAGAAGGTCTTTGATCTTAGATCTGCATCAGAGACGTCTGAAACTTTGAACACTGCAACAAAGGCGACTG CCGCTGACGTGGAGGCGTCGATGGAGGATGACTTTGAAAACCAGGCCCATGTATCAATAATAAAGCGTCAGGCTCCTAACACAAACTGTATGATTTACCGCTACGGATCCTTCTCCACTGATATTGAGATTATTG AGGGCATTGAGAGTGTGCAGATCGTCCAGGTGGATGTAGCTGATGGTTTTCTGCTAACGGAGATGGAGCAGAATGCTGTTGATTTCACTGTTTCCTGCCAAGGAAG CCTCCCTACTGAAGTCTGCACTGTGGTATCGGATGCTGACTGCCATGTGCCAGTTATGACCATCTGCAATGCTGTTAGCCCCTCCACAGACTGCCAGCTCATCCTTCGACACTACTTCAATGACTCTGGGATCTTCTGTGTCAATGTGTCAATGACGAATGACGTCAGTCTGGCTTTCACAAATGCCAGGGTTAATATTAACCTAG CAGATTCCAGGTTGACATCTGCAGGTGCCGCTGCCCTTTTGTTGGGCATCCTGACCGTCATATCAGCAATGGGTGCTGTGGCTTTTGCGTATAA GCATCTTAAAGGGTATCAAAGGCTGAATGAGGATCCTGCTGCATGGCAATCCAAAGACACTGGCGTGAGCTCAATGCCGGCGTTTTTCTGGAGCCTAATGAATCAGAATACTGCAGATCAGAAAAAAGGAGTAGTGTGA
- the LOC122328645 gene encoding tubulin alpha-1C chain-like isoform X2 — protein sequence MRECISIHVGQAGVQIGNACWELYCLEHGIQPDGQMPSDKTIGGGDDSFNTFFSETGAGKHVPRAVFVDLEPTVIDEVRTGTYRQLFHPEQLITGKEDAANNYARGHYTIGKELIDLVLDRIRKLADQCTGLQGFLVFHSFGGGTGSGFTSLLMERLSVDYGKKSKLEFSIYPAPQVSTAVVEPYNSILTTHTTLEHSDCAFMVDNEAIYDICRRNLDIERPSYTNLNRLISQIVSSITASLRFDGALNVDLTEFQTNLVPYPRIHFPLATYAPVISAEKAYHEQLSVSEITNACFEPANQMVKCDPRHGKYMACCLLYRGDVVPKDVNAAIATIKTKRTIQFVDWCPTGFKVGINYQPPTVVPGGDLAKVQRAVCMLSNTTAIAEAWARLDHKFDLMYAKRAFVHWYVGEGMEEGEFSEAREDMAALEKDYEEVGAESVEEDEGEEY from the exons ATG CGTGAGTGCATCTCTATCCACGTTGGTCAAGCTGGAGTCCAGATCGGCAATGCCTGCTGGGAACTCTATTGTCTTGAGCACGGCATCCAGCCGGATGGACAGATGCCCAGTGACAAGACTATTGGAGGAGGGGATGACTCCTTCAACACCTTCTTCAGTGAGACCGGAGCTGGAAAGCACGTCCCCAGGGCTGTGTTTGTAGACCTGGAGCCCACTGTCATTG ATGAGGTGCGCACTGGTACATACCGTCAGCTGTTCCACCCTGAACAGCTCATCACTGGAAAGGAAGATGCTGCCAATAACTATGCCCGTGGTCACTACACTATTGGAAAAGAACTCATTGATCTTGTTTTGGACAGAATTCGCAAATTG GCTGACCAGTGCACAGGCCTCCAGGGTTTCCTGGTGTTCCACAGCTTTGGTGGTGGAACCGGTTCTGGCTTCACCTCTCTGCTGATGGAGCGTCTGTCTGTGGACTATGGCAAGAAGTCCAAGCTGGAGTTCTCCATCTACCCCGCTCCTCAGGTTTCCACTGCTGTGGTAGAGCCTTACAACTCCATCCTGACCACCCACACCACCCTAGAGCACTCTGACTGTGCCTTCATGGTAGACAATGAGGCCATTTACGATATCTGCCGTAGGAACCTCGACATTGAGCGTCCTTCTTACACCAATCTCAACAGGCTGATCAGTCAGATCGTGTCCTCCATCACAGCCTCCCTCAGGTTTGATGGTGCCCTCAATGTTGATCTTACAGAATTCCAGACCAACTTGGTGCCCTATCCTCGTATCCACTTCCCATTGGCTACCTATGCCCCAGTGATCTCCGCAGAGAAGGCTTACCATGAGCAGCTCTCTGTGTCCGAAATCACTAATGCTTGCTTCGAGCCAGCAAATCAGATGGTGAAATGCGACCCACGTCATGGCAAATACATGGCTTGCTGCCTGCTGTACCGTGGTGACGTGGTGCCCAAAGACGTGAACGCCGCAATCGCCACCATCAAGACCAAGCGTACCATCCAGTTTGTGGACTGGTGTCCCACTGGCTTCAAGGTTGGCATCAACTACCAGCCTCCCACTGTGGTTCCAGGTGGGGATCTGGCTAAAGTGCAGAGGGCTGTGTGCATGTTGAGCAACACCACAGCTATTGCTGAGGCCTGGGCTCGTCTCGATCATAAGTTCGATCTGATGTATGCCAAGCGTGCCTTTGTGCACTGGTATGTGGGTGAGGGTATGGAGGAGGGCGAGTTCTCAGAGGCCAGAGAGGACATGGCTGCCCTGGAGAAAGATTATGAGGAGGTTGGGGCTGAGAGTGTGGAAGAAGATGAAGGTGAAGAATATTAG
- the LOC122328643 gene encoding tubulin alpha-1A chain: MRECISIHVGQAGVQIGNACWELYCLEHGIQPDGQMPSDKTIGGGDDSFNTFFSETGAGKHVPRAVFVDLEPTVIDEVRTGTYRQLFHPEQLITGKEDAANNYARGHYTIGKEIIDLVLDRIRKLADQCTGLQGFLVFHSFGGGTGSGFTSLLMERLSVDYGKKSKLEFSIYPAPQVSTAVVEPYNSILTTHTTLEHSDCAFMVDNEAIYDICRRNLDIERPTYTNLNRLIGQIVSSITASLRFDGALNVDLTEFQTNLVPYPRIHFPLATYAPVISAEKAYHEQLSVAEITNACFEPANQMVKCDPRHGKYMACCLLYRGDVVPKDVNAAIATIKTKRTIQFVDWCPTGFKVGINYQPPTVVPGGDLAKVQRAVCMLSNTTAIAEAWARLDHKFDLMYAKRAFVHWYVGEGMEEGEFSEAREDMAALEKDYEEVGVDSIEGEGEEEGEEY, encoded by the exons ATG CGTGAGTGCATCTCTATCCACGTTGGTCAAGCTGGAGTCCAGATCGGCAATGCCTGCTGGGAACTCTATTGTCTTGAGCATGGCATCCAGCCGGATGGACAGATGCCCAGTGACAAGACTATTGGAGGAGGTGATGACTCCTTCAACACCTTCTTCAGTGAGACCGGAGCTGGAAAGCACGTCCCCAGGGCTGTGTTTGTAGACCTGGAGCCCACTGTCATTG ATGAGGTGCGCACTGGTACATACCGTCAGCTGTTCCACCCTGAACAGCTCATCACTGGAAAGGAAGATGCTGCCAATAACTATGCCCGTGGTCACTACACTATTGGAAAGGAAATCATTGACCTGGTGCTGGACAGGATTCGCAAACTG gctGACCAGTGCACAGGCCTCCAGGGTTTCCTGGTGTTCCACAGCTTTGGTGGTGGAACCGGTTCTGGCTTCACCTCTCTGCTGATGGAGCGTCTGTCTGTGGACTATGGCAAGAAGTCCAAGCTGGAGTTCTCCATCTACCCCGCTCCTCAGGTCTCCACCGCTGTAGTTGAGCCTTACAACTCCATCCTGACCACCCACACCACCCTAGAGCACTCTGACTGTGCCTTCATGGTAGACAATGAGGCCATTTATGATATCTGCCGTAGGAACCTCGACATTGAGCGTCCTACTTACACCAATCTCAACAGGCTTATTGGCCAGATTGTGTCCTCTATCACAGCCTCCCTTAGGTTTGATGGTGCCCTCAATGTTGATCTTACAGAATTCCAGACCAACTTGGTGCCCTATCCTCGTATCCACTTCCCATTGGCTACCTATGCCCCAGTGATCTCCGCAGAGAAGGCTTACCATGAGCAGCTCTCTGTGGCCGAAATCACTAATGCTTGCTTTGAGCCAGCAAATCAGATGGTGAAATGCGACCCACGTCACGGCAAATACATGGCTTGCTGCCTGCTGTACCGTGGTGATGTGGTGCCCAAAGACGTGAATGCTGCAATTGCCACCATCAAGACCAAGCGTACCATCCAGTTTGTGGACTGGTGTCCCACTGGCTTCAAGGTTGGCATCAACTACCAGCCTCCCACTGTGGTTCCAGGTGGGGATCTGGCTAAAGTGCAGAGGGCTGTGTGCATGTTGAGCAACACCACAGCTATTGCTGAGGCCTGGGCTCGTCTCGATCATAAGTTCGATCTGATGTATGCCAAGCGTGCCTTTGTGCACTGGTATGTGGGTGAGGGTATGGAGGAGGGCGAGTTCTCAGAGGCCAGAGAGGACATGGCTGCCCTGGAGAAAGATTATGAGGAAGTCGGTGTCGACTCCATCGAGGGTGAGGGAGAAGAGGAGGGCGAGGAGTATTAG
- the tmem18 gene encoding transmembrane protein 18 has translation MTKAKNISSVPIDGFSNLRITSLWSFLQSVDWSEPWLMGLLAFHVLCFALTILSCKYYRLQICHFLLMVAMVYSAEYLNELAAMNWRSFSKFQYFDSKGMFISLVYSVPLLLNTLIIVAVWVWRTFSTMTELKIMQLKRKAARENKKLQ, from the exons ATGACCAAAGCCAAAAATATCAGCTCTGTTCCAATCGATGGATTCAGCAATCTTCGCATCACATCATTATGGAGCTTTCTACAGTCT GTTGACTGGTCTGAACCCTGGCTGATGGGTCTGCTGGCCTTTCATGTCTTGTGTTTTGCTTTAACCATCCTGTCCTGCAAATACTACCGCCTTCAGATCTGTCATTTTCTCTTGATGG tcgCTATGGTTTACAGCGCAGAATACTTGAATGAGCTGGCAGCGATGAATTGGAG GTCATTTTCAAAGTTCCAATACTTTGATTCAAAAGGAATGTTCATTTCACTAGTATACTCAGTCCCTCTCTTGCTCAACACTCTTATCATTGTG gctgTGTGGGTGTGGAGGACCTTCTCAACCATGACTGAATTAAAGATCATGCAGTTAAAGAGAAAAGCTGCCAGAGAGAACAAAAAATTGCAATAG